The following are from one region of the Roseimicrobium gellanilyticum genome:
- a CDS encoding autotransporter-associated beta strand repeat-containing protein, with product MKPRLLRLLALSSALGFAIPVTAENENEIGFIERFALAADREKVLAELVPGTEDFYFYHALHYQNSRNAAKFSDIMAQWKKRFPDDTHLREMIENREALLSYDANPQATIAYIKRKLDIRHDHQQEVRDRKPDLPTALDAQFIARKVFLADALINDNGLQGLSQVELETLIRDNTTLSPAQARALLAKLQRPDVANLVEFIARELRSQNSSGFGAFNIHRQLLPEQLTQLAQQVPKLSSNDAYVRAMLRKLAPSADVDLTYDDAEREAWLDRAWAYVKTLPSAFNSLKAQVIYQRLDHDRKKGVYDRERFIEYLKLPRQQHYVREEMLERAAEAQVPMANLHANYADALLGRPPIVEDEPLVREYFLELFVRNAATSNEVEAALSPYTEYVRAAWLKPVFAEAMVLAGQGSPERWASLLSPQAFQALKDRVDILFPSTNTVFFRPGDEVKFDVTLKNTPQLIVKIYELNTLNFFQTQGRQLNTDLNLDGLVANKEQTHTYENGPFKRSRQTFTFDELRGKRGAWVIEFIGGGRSSRALVRVGQWQVLEQPGPTGTLLLVLDENGNPVKDAVAWVDGRKLTRDEKLERIIVPFTNQPQRKSLIVSDAAGTFATFTQFTHQAENYHLDAQFHIEREQLLARREATLAVRVALMLGNTHLAPELLKKPKLLITSTTQDGISTTREVKDLKLSAGSVLLHNISVPERLAKLNVTLAGEIEILSNGGEKRPYSASHSWDLNGMDTTDATNDGHLSKFGDGYEYELLGKNGEVTADQQIVFTFRRKGFNRPITIPLRTDEKGRVALGTLEGISSVGAKSPNGRQSSWSLDDAERTWSSVVNAKSGEVVRIPAPVGFVDGGASLLATRAGTFVSNESEKMTLRDGFLVIEGLTPGDYSLRLRTENRDIAIKVTDGKPMGGWLLGKNRLLELRGTAPLQITSLQTDNEFVTVKLANHSPFTRVHIGATRFESGRSIFHELGRFARFGASEGRPAKLPNLYAAGREIGDEYRYILERRYAKLFPGNMLTRPGLLLNPWAIQDTSLEDLAQRGGEAAGQTRGGAAGAMSAAKAESPPAPPPPAGGTDSTNIDFLANTAPVIYNLLPDKDGVVRIARKELGDRQQIQVYAEDLENAVWQKLSLPEAGTKFADQRLVRNLDPAKPFTQRREVTVLQNGKALTLGDILTSEMETYDTLGGVYSLFTTLSSDEKLGEFAWILDWPKMKDEEKRAKYSEFACHELSFFLAKKDQAFFNTVIKPYLASKKDKTFMDDFLLGLDLKKYLEPWSYGRLNTVERSLLAQRIDGEGLNTARHLKELWEMIPPNPDEQDRLFETALRGRVLEDTEGRGLVALGLSDEKRKVEAEAAKNVPKPMAMSAPATATPAPAPMAPADSFAVAESPPVGGTRGRLGAIAGREMQRSLTTGDMAVLAEATDKDMEALPELQVERSEAKKREHAMGGVVLGAGAIVKAGNGYMTLDGTNTYTGGTTITAGTLAYFGNDEAAKIRLQFRAMYRALGPTKEWAENNYYKLRIEEQIADLVPVNAFWRDYAAWVASGSKGPFVSTEVAESHRNFTEMMLALAVLDLPFDAPKHLTKSENGQFTLTAAGPVIVYHKEIKPATESRKAVPAVAPGPEGIAPGTAFTPDLLVSQVFFRHGDRYRQVGNEQFEKYVTAEFLTGAVYGANVVVTNPTSSPAKAEVLLQIPQGSLPVAGSKATNSRRVQLAPYTTQTFEYYFYFPATPAAGTKFAHFPVSVAVSGNVAGTAKAFEFPVVAKLTQVDKASWDYVSQEASDADTLAFIAQNNIETLPLERIAWRCKKPDFYRQLVKVMAQRHVWNDTIGTYSLLHNDTPSLREWLKHRDDFTDHCGAYLATKLVLLDPIERHDYEHLEYSPLINQRAHRVGNEWRIANPMVLDQYDTLLGVLSQKPQLDAIDSMSVVYYLFLQDRVEEALARFKTIDANALPTKLQHDYFRCYAAFYEGNLGEARTLATKYADHSVNRWKNLFAEVTSQLDEIEGRDAKPGDKDKPDREKQQGELAATEPGFDFKVENRTISLNWQNLGEVVVNYYLMDPEFSFSSSPFVSQDASRFSIIKPNLTATQALPAGATTVDVPLPAQFAKANVLVEIVGAGQRKAKPYHANTLKLAVTENYGRLETRDSSTDKPVSKAYVKVYARLNDGTVRFFKDGYTDLRGRFDYASLNSSAENVPVPPPVPLPRSGSHSPSNGLDHQMLKPSELGQVQKLALLILSDTHGATTREVDPPQQ from the coding sequence ATGAAACCGCGTCTCCTCCGCCTGCTAGCCCTTTCCAGCGCCCTTGGTTTTGCCATTCCCGTCACTGCCGAGAATGAGAATGAAATTGGATTCATCGAGCGCTTCGCCCTCGCGGCGGACCGGGAGAAGGTCCTCGCCGAGCTCGTGCCCGGCACTGAGGACTTTTACTTCTACCACGCGCTGCACTACCAGAACTCCCGCAACGCAGCGAAGTTCTCTGACATCATGGCGCAGTGGAAGAAGCGCTTCCCGGATGACACGCATCTGCGGGAGATGATTGAGAACCGCGAGGCGCTGCTCAGCTACGACGCGAATCCACAGGCCACCATCGCCTACATCAAGCGGAAGCTCGACATCCGCCACGACCACCAGCAGGAAGTGCGCGACCGCAAACCGGATCTGCCCACCGCGCTGGATGCACAATTCATTGCACGGAAAGTCTTCCTGGCAGACGCCCTGATCAATGACAACGGACTGCAGGGCCTGTCCCAGGTCGAACTCGAAACGCTGATTCGCGACAACACCACGCTTTCCCCTGCCCAGGCGCGCGCGCTGCTGGCCAAGCTCCAGCGGCCGGATGTGGCGAATCTGGTGGAGTTCATCGCCCGTGAACTGCGTTCCCAGAACTCCAGCGGTTTCGGAGCTTTCAACATCCACCGCCAGCTTCTTCCGGAGCAACTCACGCAGCTCGCCCAACAGGTGCCCAAGCTCTCCTCAAACGATGCCTACGTGCGCGCCATGCTGCGGAAGCTCGCACCGTCCGCGGATGTGGACCTCACCTATGACGATGCCGAACGCGAAGCGTGGCTCGACCGTGCGTGGGCCTATGTGAAGACACTGCCTTCAGCTTTCAACAGCCTGAAGGCACAGGTCATCTACCAACGACTGGACCACGACCGGAAGAAGGGCGTGTATGATCGTGAGCGCTTCATTGAATATCTCAAGCTGCCGCGCCAGCAGCATTATGTGCGGGAGGAGATGCTGGAGCGCGCTGCGGAAGCACAGGTGCCCATGGCAAATCTCCATGCAAACTATGCCGATGCGCTGCTGGGCCGCCCGCCCATCGTGGAAGATGAGCCCCTGGTGCGGGAATACTTCCTGGAGCTCTTCGTGCGCAACGCCGCGACAAGCAACGAAGTGGAAGCCGCCCTCTCACCCTACACGGAATATGTGCGCGCCGCATGGCTGAAGCCCGTCTTCGCGGAAGCCATGGTGCTCGCCGGGCAGGGCAGTCCGGAGCGCTGGGCCTCTCTGCTTTCACCGCAGGCCTTCCAGGCGCTGAAGGATCGTGTCGACATCCTCTTCCCCAGTACGAACACCGTCTTCTTCCGCCCCGGAGATGAAGTAAAGTTCGATGTGACGCTGAAGAACACCCCCCAGCTCATCGTGAAGATCTATGAGCTGAATACACTGAACTTCTTCCAGACGCAGGGTCGCCAGCTCAATACGGACCTGAATCTCGATGGTCTGGTGGCGAACAAGGAACAGACGCACACGTACGAGAACGGCCCCTTCAAGCGCTCGCGGCAAACCTTCACCTTCGACGAACTGCGCGGGAAGCGCGGCGCGTGGGTGATTGAGTTCATCGGCGGTGGTCGCAGCAGCCGTGCTCTCGTGCGCGTAGGCCAGTGGCAGGTGCTGGAGCAGCCCGGCCCCACAGGCACGCTGCTTCTGGTGCTGGATGAAAATGGCAATCCTGTAAAGGATGCCGTGGCCTGGGTGGATGGCCGCAAACTCACGCGGGATGAAAAGCTGGAGCGCATCATCGTGCCCTTCACGAACCAGCCGCAGCGGAAGAGTCTGATCGTAAGTGATGCTGCGGGCACCTTCGCCACCTTCACCCAATTCACACATCAGGCGGAGAACTACCACCTCGACGCACAGTTCCACATTGAGAGGGAACAATTGCTGGCCCGTCGTGAAGCCACCCTGGCGGTTCGTGTAGCCCTGATGCTGGGAAATACCCACCTCGCACCAGAACTGCTGAAGAAGCCCAAGCTTCTCATCACCTCCACCACGCAGGACGGCATCTCCACCACGCGAGAGGTGAAGGATCTCAAGCTCAGCGCCGGCAGCGTGCTGCTGCACAACATCAGCGTGCCGGAGCGTCTTGCGAAGCTGAACGTCACCCTCGCGGGTGAAATAGAAATCCTGAGCAATGGCGGCGAGAAGCGCCCCTACTCCGCCAGTCACTCGTGGGATCTCAACGGCATGGACACCACGGATGCCACCAACGACGGGCATCTTTCAAAGTTCGGCGATGGCTATGAGTACGAGCTCCTTGGAAAGAACGGCGAGGTGACCGCAGATCAGCAGATTGTCTTCACCTTCCGTCGCAAAGGTTTCAATCGACCCATCACCATCCCGCTGCGCACGGATGAAAAGGGCCGTGTAGCACTCGGCACACTGGAGGGCATCTCGTCCGTGGGCGCGAAGTCTCCCAATGGCCGCCAGAGCTCCTGGTCACTGGATGATGCGGAGCGCACGTGGTCTTCCGTGGTGAACGCGAAGTCGGGAGAGGTCGTGCGCATTCCTGCGCCTGTTGGATTCGTGGATGGCGGAGCTTCGCTGCTGGCCACCCGTGCCGGCACCTTCGTCTCGAATGAATCCGAAAAAATGACGCTGCGCGATGGCTTCCTCGTCATCGAAGGACTCACTCCCGGCGACTACTCGCTGCGTCTGCGCACGGAGAACCGGGACATCGCCATCAAGGTCACCGATGGCAAGCCGATGGGAGGCTGGCTCCTCGGCAAGAACCGTCTGCTGGAACTGCGCGGCACCGCCCCCCTGCAGATCACGTCACTGCAGACGGACAACGAGTTCGTCACCGTGAAGCTGGCCAATCACTCGCCCTTCACGCGTGTGCACATCGGCGCGACACGGTTCGAGTCGGGTCGCAGCATCTTCCATGAGCTTGGCAGATTTGCCCGCTTCGGAGCGTCCGAGGGCCGCCCCGCCAAGCTTCCCAATCTGTATGCGGCTGGTCGTGAAATTGGTGATGAATATCGCTACATCCTGGAGCGCCGCTATGCGAAGCTCTTCCCGGGGAACATGCTCACACGTCCCGGCCTTCTGCTGAATCCCTGGGCCATCCAGGACACAAGCCTGGAAGACCTCGCCCAGCGTGGTGGTGAAGCGGCTGGTCAGACGCGCGGTGGCGCGGCTGGAGCCATGAGCGCGGCGAAAGCTGAATCGCCCCCCGCTCCTCCACCTCCCGCAGGCGGCACCGATTCCACCAACATCGACTTCCTCGCGAATACAGCGCCGGTGATCTACAACCTCCTGCCGGACAAGGACGGCGTGGTGCGCATCGCACGCAAGGAGCTGGGCGATCGCCAGCAGATTCAGGTATACGCCGAAGATCTCGAGAACGCCGTGTGGCAGAAGCTCTCGCTTCCTGAGGCTGGCACCAAGTTCGCCGACCAACGTCTGGTACGGAATCTCGATCCTGCGAAACCCTTCACGCAGCGTCGTGAGGTTACGGTACTGCAAAATGGAAAGGCACTCACCCTTGGTGACATCCTCACCAGTGAGATGGAGACGTATGACACGCTCGGTGGTGTGTATTCACTGTTCACCACATTGAGCAGTGACGAAAAGCTGGGCGAGTTTGCGTGGATTCTAGACTGGCCGAAGATGAAGGATGAGGAGAAGCGCGCGAAGTACAGCGAGTTCGCCTGCCATGAACTGAGCTTCTTCCTCGCAAAGAAGGACCAGGCATTCTTTAACACGGTCATCAAACCGTACCTCGCAAGCAAGAAGGACAAGACCTTCATGGATGACTTCCTGCTAGGACTGGACCTCAAGAAGTACCTGGAACCCTGGTCCTATGGACGCCTCAATACGGTGGAGCGCAGCCTACTGGCCCAGCGCATCGACGGTGAAGGCCTCAACACTGCACGCCATCTCAAGGAGCTATGGGAGATGATTCCGCCAAATCCGGATGAACAGGATCGCCTTTTTGAAACGGCGCTGCGTGGGCGCGTGCTGGAAGACACAGAGGGCCGGGGGCTGGTAGCGCTGGGATTGAGCGACGAGAAGCGCAAGGTGGAGGCTGAGGCAGCGAAGAACGTGCCCAAGCCCATGGCCATGTCGGCTCCTGCCACTGCCACGCCTGCCCCTGCACCCATGGCTCCAGCGGACAGCTTTGCCGTCGCTGAGAGCCCACCGGTGGGTGGAACTCGTGGCCGGCTGGGGGCAATCGCCGGACGGGAAATGCAACGTTCCCTGACGACCGGAGACATGGCCGTGCTCGCGGAGGCGACCGACAAGGACATGGAAGCTCTGCCCGAGCTACAGGTCGAGCGTTCCGAGGCGAAGAAAAGGGAGCACGCAATGGGAGGTGTGGTGCTGGGCGCCGGCGCTATCGTGAAGGCCGGCAATGGCTACATGACCCTGGATGGCACCAACACCTACACCGGTGGCACGACCATCACTGCAGGCACGCTCGCCTACTTCGGCAACGATGAGGCAGCGAAGATTCGCCTGCAGTTCCGCGCCATGTACCGTGCGCTCGGACCCACGAAGGAATGGGCGGAGAACAACTACTACAAGCTGCGTATCGAAGAGCAGATTGCCGACCTCGTGCCGGTGAATGCCTTCTGGCGTGACTATGCCGCCTGGGTGGCTTCCGGTTCCAAGGGTCCCTTCGTTTCCACCGAAGTGGCAGAGTCCCACCGGAACTTTACCGAGATGATGCTCGCACTCGCGGTGCTGGATCTTCCTTTCGATGCGCCCAAGCACCTGACGAAGTCGGAGAACGGCCAGTTCACCCTGACCGCCGCCGGTCCCGTCATTGTGTATCACAAGGAGATCAAGCCCGCGACCGAGAGCCGCAAGGCCGTGCCTGCCGTGGCACCGGGGCCGGAAGGTATCGCTCCCGGCACCGCATTCACGCCGGATCTGCTCGTGTCCCAAGTGTTCTTCCGTCATGGTGACCGCTATCGCCAAGTGGGCAATGAGCAGTTCGAGAAGTATGTGACCGCCGAGTTCCTCACGGGCGCGGTGTATGGTGCGAACGTGGTGGTGACGAATCCCACCAGCTCTCCCGCGAAAGCGGAGGTGCTGCTGCAGATTCCCCAGGGCTCACTGCCGGTGGCAGGCAGCAAGGCCACGAACTCCCGCCGCGTGCAGCTTGCCCCGTACACCACGCAAACCTTCGAGTACTACTTCTACTTCCCGGCAACTCCTGCCGCAGGCACGAAGTTCGCCCACTTCCCGGTGAGCGTGGCCGTCAGTGGTAATGTGGCCGGCACGGCGAAGGCCTTTGAATTCCCCGTGGTGGCAAAGCTCACCCAGGTGGACAAGGCTTCATGGGACTATGTCTCCCAGGAAGCGAGCGATGCGGACACACTGGCCTTCATCGCGCAGAACAACATTGAGACCCTGCCTCTGGAGCGCATTGCCTGGCGCTGCAAGAAGCCGGACTTCTACCGCCAGCTCGTGAAGGTAATGGCCCAGCGCCATGTGTGGAATGACACCATTGGCACCTATTCCCTGCTACATAATGATACACCCTCCCTGCGGGAGTGGCTGAAGCACCGCGATGACTTCACGGACCATTGCGGCGCCTATCTTGCCACGAAGCTGGTGCTGCTGGATCCCATCGAGCGGCACGACTATGAGCATCTGGAATACAGCCCTCTGATCAATCAGCGCGCGCACCGCGTGGGAAATGAGTGGCGCATCGCCAACCCCATGGTGCTGGATCAATACGATACCCTCCTGGGCGTGCTCTCACAGAAGCCGCAGCTCGATGCCATCGACTCCATGAGCGTGGTGTATTACCTCTTCCTGCAGGATCGGGTGGAGGAGGCGCTCGCCCGGTTCAAGACCATCGATGCCAATGCTCTGCCCACAAAGCTGCAGCATGATTACTTCCGCTGCTACGCCGCCTTCTACGAGGGGAACCTCGGCGAGGCACGCACGCTGGCCACGAAGTATGCCGACCACTCGGTCAACCGTTGGAAGAATCTCTTCGCCGAGGTCACCTCCCAGCTTGATGAAATCGAGGGCCGCGACGCGAAGCCGGGCGACAAGGACAAGCCGGACCGCGAGAAGCAGCAGGGAGAGCTGGCCGCCACGGAGCCGGGCTTCGATTTCAAGGTGGAGAACCGCACCATCTCCCTGAACTGGCAGAACCTGGGTGAAGTGGTGGTGAACTACTACCTCATGGACCCCGAATTCAGCTTCAGCAGCAGCCCGTTTGTGAGCCAGGACGCGAGCCGGTTCAGCATCATCAAGCCGAACCTCACCGCCACCCAGGCCCTGCCTGCCGGCGCCACCACCGTGGACGTGCCGCTGCCCGCACAGTTCGCCAAGGCGAACGTGCTGGTGGAAATCGTGGGCGCCGGCCAGCGCAAGGCCAAGCCCTACCATGCCAACACCCTGAAGCTCGCCGTCACGGAAAACTACGGCCGTCTGGAGACCCGCGATTCCAGCACGGACAAGCCCGTGTCCAAGGCGTATGTCAAAGTGTACGCCCGTCTCAATGACGGCACCGTACGCTTCTTCAAGGATGGCTACACGGACCTGCGCGGACGCTTCGACTACGCGAGCCTGAACAGCAGCGCCGAAAACGTCCCCGTGCCGCCTCCGGTGCCCCTGCCACGCTCCGGTTCCCATTCTCCGAGCAACGGACTGGACCACCAGATGTTGAAACCCTCTGAGCTGGGTCAGGTGCAAAAGCTGGCCCTGCTCATCCTGAGCGACACCCACGGCGCGACCACTCGCGAAGTCGACCCTCCCCAGCAGTGA
- a CDS encoding cytochrome B6 gives MNTPPAFVRRAALFAVLTASPLVSSPSYADADFDAMVKKLQGEKPQFAKRQQDLLKERYDLSDKPADGVTMPRGKAVQGGVRVKLPEGATWDKLAAMTPEEIKSQDLWPAGFYPLPHPHHEAGGMIFPKKQIDGVKEQTGRDLTRFDLDFDLPDHMLPEFPAPIYLNTRPDLGDVSQGKLITLGNFYDVFKNVLNPKQLEGLRLLVTPFPQAQFNATHDRKALLAHQGVACFDCHSNGHTNAATHTVGDIRPNEHRHRIGTPTLRGMNITNTFGSQRAMKTVEDFTEFEQRAAYFDGDPEQATRKGVNILERGSQVHFMAEFENILGFPPAPKLTPLGKLDPSKATKQELRGQELFFGKAQCSVCHSGPYFTDGLMHDLQVERFFKEKMINGRKASADGPIKTFPLRGIKDSPPYLHDDRLMTLDDTVEFFNLVLALKLTTEEKADLTAFLRTL, from the coding sequence ATGAATACTCCACCCGCATTCGTGCGGCGGGCCGCGCTTTTCGCCGTGCTCACCGCCTCGCCTCTTGTGTCGTCGCCCTCCTACGCGGATGCCGACTTCGATGCCATGGTGAAAAAACTGCAGGGCGAAAAGCCCCAGTTCGCCAAACGCCAGCAGGACCTGCTCAAGGAACGCTATGACCTCTCTGATAAACCCGCAGACGGCGTGACCATGCCCCGTGGCAAAGCCGTACAAGGCGGCGTACGTGTGAAACTGCCCGAGGGCGCCACCTGGGACAAGCTCGCCGCGATGACGCCGGAGGAAATCAAATCACAGGATCTCTGGCCTGCCGGCTTCTATCCCCTGCCCCATCCACATCACGAAGCGGGCGGGATGATCTTCCCCAAGAAACAAATCGATGGGGTGAAGGAGCAAACCGGTCGTGACCTCACACGCTTCGACCTCGACTTCGATCTGCCGGACCACATGCTGCCGGAATTCCCCGCTCCCATCTACCTGAACACACGGCCTGACCTGGGCGATGTGTCGCAGGGCAAGCTCATCACGCTGGGGAATTTCTACGATGTGTTCAAGAACGTCCTCAATCCCAAGCAACTCGAGGGATTGCGTCTGCTAGTGACTCCATTCCCACAAGCACAGTTCAACGCCACGCATGATCGCAAGGCGCTGCTCGCGCATCAAGGGGTGGCGTGCTTTGACTGCCACTCCAACGGCCACACGAATGCCGCCACACATACCGTGGGTGACATCCGCCCCAACGAGCATCGTCACCGCATCGGCACGCCGACACTGCGCGGGATGAACATCACCAATACCTTCGGCTCACAGCGGGCGATGAAGACGGTGGAAGACTTCACCGAGTTCGAACAACGCGCGGCCTACTTCGATGGTGATCCTGAGCAGGCCACTCGCAAGGGCGTGAACATCCTCGAACGTGGCAGCCAGGTGCACTTCATGGCGGAGTTTGAGAACATCCTGGGCTTCCCACCAGCACCGAAGCTCACGCCGCTCGGCAAGCTGGACCCCAGCAAGGCCACGAAGCAGGAACTGCGCGGGCAGGAACTCTTCTTCGGCAAGGCCCAGTGCTCCGTGTGCCACAGTGGTCCCTACTTCACCGATGGCCTGATGCATGACCTGCAGGTGGAGCGCTTCTTCAAAGAGAAGATGATCAACGGACGCAAGGCCAGCGCGGATGGTCCCATCAAGACCTTCCCGCTGCGCGGCATCAAGGACTCGCCGCCCTACCTGCATGACGATCGCCTCATGACGCTGGATGACACGGTGGAGTTCTTCAACCTGGTGCTCGCCCTCAAGCTGACTACCGAGGAAAAGGCCGATCTGACGGCATTCCTGCGGACACTGTAA
- a CDS encoding sigma-70 family RNA polymerase sigma factor, producing MANMELDGGIKIYLREIGKTDLLTPQQEVELADRIKKGDPEARAHMIKANLRLVVKIAQDYANYGLPLLDLISEGNIGLMKAVERFDPNKGGKLSTYAAWWIKQSIKRALANQSKTIRLPVHMVDKISKMRRVAMAMSEELGREPTDDELSEEIGIDRSKLSQLKTASMRPASLDAPISDDDSTEFGEIVGDENAHNPFELLSHKNMHSQLDGLLTVLDERERKIIDARFGLNGQKARTLEEVGQEFGVTRERIRQLQNIALRKLRRALQKKEDPIPKALRNAGGKKGRKKKKEAALVD from the coding sequence ATGGCCAACATGGAACTAGACGGCGGCATTAAGATCTACCTTCGGGAGATCGGAAAGACCGATTTGCTCACTCCCCAGCAGGAGGTTGAGCTGGCCGATCGTATCAAGAAGGGCGACCCTGAAGCGCGCGCCCACATGATCAAGGCGAACCTGCGTCTCGTAGTCAAGATTGCCCAAGACTACGCGAACTACGGTCTTCCCCTCCTCGACCTGATTTCTGAAGGCAACATCGGCCTTATGAAGGCGGTGGAGCGCTTCGACCCGAACAAGGGCGGCAAGCTTTCCACGTACGCAGCGTGGTGGATCAAACAGTCCATCAAGCGCGCCCTGGCGAACCAGTCCAAGACGATCCGCCTGCCCGTGCACATGGTGGACAAGATCTCCAAGATGCGCCGCGTGGCCATGGCCATGTCCGAAGAACTCGGCCGTGAACCCACCGACGACGAACTCTCCGAGGAAATCGGCATCGACCGGTCCAAGCTGAGCCAGCTCAAGACCGCATCCATGCGTCCCGCGTCCCTCGACGCCCCCATCAGCGACGACGACAGCACTGAGTTCGGTGAAATCGTGGGCGACGAAAACGCGCACAACCCCTTCGAGCTTCTCAGCCACAAGAACATGCACAGCCAGCTCGACGGCTTGCTGACGGTTCTGGATGAGCGCGAGCGCAAGATCATCGATGCCCGCTTCGGCCTCAACGGTCAGAAGGCGCGCACCCTTGAGGAAGTGGGCCAGGAGTTCGGCGTGACCCGCGAACGTATCCGCCAGCTGCAGAACATCGCCCTGCGCAAACTGCGCCGCGCCCTGCAGAAGAAGGAAGACCCGATTCCCAAGGCACTCCGCAACGCCGGTGGCAAGAAGGGCCGCAAAAAGAAGAAGGAAGCCGCACTGGTGGACTGA
- a CDS encoding LysR family transcriptional regulator, producing MELHQLRYLTAVARTGNFSRAAEQCHVSQPSLSQQIQKLEEELGCRLFTRLKREAVPTEAGKALLLRATRILAEVDAAQRDADNAAVGQVRGTVNVGVLPTIAPHLLPAVMKRMRAELPAVQVIVHETTTTNLLAQAGACELDFAILSLPITDERFVIETLFSEELLLAVPKDHELATRGEVRLEDVEQEPFILLQEGHCLGDQALRFCDRHRCHPPVIFRTAQLETIQALVAAGVGVSLIPNMACKSGRATEPTYLSLAGKRPERAIAVIWRKEQHLSRAAAALLEVLRKTCHGSDVGKTPASPRPSVKAKAKADKVKKR from the coding sequence ATGGAACTTCACCAGCTCCGCTACCTCACCGCAGTTGCTCGCACGGGAAACTTCAGCCGCGCCGCTGAGCAGTGCCATGTCTCACAGCCTTCGCTTAGCCAGCAGATACAAAAACTGGAGGAGGAACTTGGCTGCCGTCTCTTCACGCGCCTCAAGCGTGAAGCTGTGCCCACGGAGGCGGGCAAAGCGTTGCTGCTGCGTGCGACACGGATTCTTGCAGAAGTGGACGCCGCCCAGCGTGACGCAGACAATGCCGCCGTGGGTCAGGTGCGTGGCACGGTGAATGTGGGCGTGCTCCCCACCATCGCCCCGCACCTGTTGCCTGCGGTGATGAAGCGCATGCGCGCGGAGTTGCCCGCCGTGCAGGTCATCGTGCATGAGACCACGACGACCAATCTCCTCGCCCAAGCCGGCGCCTGCGAGCTGGACTTCGCCATCCTGAGCCTGCCCATCACGGATGAACGCTTTGTGATCGAGACGTTGTTCTCAGAGGAGCTGCTTCTCGCCGTGCCGAAGGATCACGAGCTCGCCACTCGTGGTGAGGTGAGACTTGAAGACGTGGAGCAGGAACCCTTCATCTTGCTACAGGAGGGACATTGCCTTGGTGATCAGGCCTTGCGCTTCTGCGATAGACATCGCTGCCACCCCCCTGTCATCTTCCGCACCGCTCAATTGGAAACCATCCAGGCACTCGTCGCGGCGGGAGTGGGCGTGTCACTCATACCAAACATGGCCTGCAAGAGTGGCCGCGCCACAGAGCCAACTTATCTTTCTCTCGCAGGCAAACGCCCCGAGCGCGCCATCGCCGTCATCTGGCGCAAGGAGCAGCACCTCAGTCGTGCGGCTGCGGCATTGCTGGAGGTGCTGAGGAAGACGTGCCATGGAAGTGATGTGGGGAAGACTCCTGCGTCTCCGCGCCCAAGCGTGAAGGCCAAGGCGAAAGCAGACAAAGTGAAGAAGAGGTAG
- a CDS encoding chloramphenicol phosphotransferase CPT family protein: MPAILLNGTSSAGKTSIAKAIQKLSPEPFIRIALDDFTEMFRWDAIENADMRRACHKHSIASLHQSIRVLLSGPYPGVIDHVFEQDSWYDDCLAALSDHEVLVVGVRCPLDVTQHREVTRGDRRIGLAAYQHPIVHENKRYDLEVDTSTRSAEECATEILEAYRAKLGVSR, translated from the coding sequence ATGCCCGCCATCCTCCTCAACGGCACTTCGAGCGCCGGAAAGACCAGCATCGCGAAGGCGATTCAGAAGCTGTCGCCTGAGCCGTTCATCCGTATCGCGCTGGATGATTTCACGGAGATGTTCCGCTGGGATGCCATCGAGAATGCGGACATGCGCCGGGCCTGTCACAAGCACAGCATCGCGAGTCTTCATCAATCCATTCGTGTCCTCTTGTCAGGGCCGTATCCGGGAGTGATTGACCACGTCTTCGAGCAGGACTCGTGGTATGACGATTGCCTTGCTGCACTGTCGGATCATGAAGTGCTGGTCGTGGGAGTACGCTGTCCTCTCGACGTTACGCAGCATCGCGAGGTGACGCGTGGAGATCGCCGCATCGGTCTGGCGGCGTACCAGCATCCCATTGTGCATGAAAACAAGCGCTACGATCTGGAGGTGGACACGAGCACGCGGAGTGCTGAGGAATGCGCGACGGAGATACTTGAGGCATACAGGGCGAAGCTGGGGGTCTCAAGATGA
- a CDS encoding nucleoside deaminase: MNPSADPDIQFLREAIRLSREHMMKGDGGPFGSVVVLDGKVVGEGWNRVLSTYDPTAHAEIVAIRDAGQRLSRYTLEGCVLYASCEPCPMCLAAAYWARVDRLVFAASRQDAAASGFDDEYLYLEIPKKHTERALPARQLLQEEARKAFTQWLAKPDRVCY; this comes from the coding sequence ATGAACCCGTCCGCCGACCCTGACATCCAGTTCCTGCGCGAGGCCATTCGCCTCTCCCGGGAGCACATGATGAAGGGGGATGGCGGGCCGTTCGGCTCAGTGGTGGTGCTGGATGGGAAGGTGGTGGGTGAGGGCTGGAACCGGGTCCTCTCCACCTATGACCCGACCGCCCACGCGGAAATCGTGGCCATCCGGGACGCGGGTCAGCGACTGAGCAGGTACACTCTCGAAGGCTGTGTCCTGTACGCGAGCTGCGAGCCCTGCCCCATGTGCCTGGCGGCGGCCTACTGGGCGCGGGTGGACCGGCTGGTTTTTGCTGCCTCCCGGCAGGATGCCGCCGCGAGCGGGTTCGATGACGAATACCTCTATCTGGAAATCCCAAAAAAGCACACCGAGCGGGCTCTTCCGGCCCGGCAATTGCTACAAGAAGAAGCTCGGAAAGCGTTCACTCAGTGGCTGGCGAAACCTGACCGCGTTTGTTACTGA